The proteins below come from a single Leptidea sinapis chromosome Z, ilLepSina1.1, whole genome shotgun sequence genomic window:
- the LOC126978979 gene encoding uncharacterized protein LOC126978979, whose product MARTDGSVEVRSDGNRVRVPHLALLVAVVSITTEAEVPKKKIRIHLPQTVKHIHHHKKIYITNHPASSQYAPAYMPSAEGSMAISSSVIPGVPNIMPLSAVNMYSDHKIPTASQLLPLYNTRGYYGPTQSTMEDNEYDITHDLSDSYVPSVYSTPGPNSQRNKKVKVIKVNDQPRKKIAKKGKPKRVPGRHRQPPPPPPPASEVEHPVSTFHEQFYSDLHGTGTIRKIKKPPRVEKIIDGDTEHIHEYTEEHIHKLLYNDNPTRNLVGLNQIPIIPTLGRQTQLFPYKGAHSLLIPANHYTSLAPVAPLTAPAQLEYAAYNPREVTHDHIFHDHGEIPSGVEITKETMSSPPKGSYNVQGIHLGSKLQKGKIHPYKKPIKPVNTDFSYYEGIYSDNRQKKTQRPVVTPTAFGASEEDTASYRSMSDLSYKKENIKLRNQLAALYGKSVNDYRSTSSNPSSPFSVTSKILHDFKGNNYPTSGSGSNASPKYKKDQYESFKDTYASNHPYESYTGTSNLFTSEDKNDAFSFATKNGKKSISTQNLNFEGQEHATFVDHLGNEALIDDLINDNSPTALGDMDQYDQSMTDSQNPTAITSKSSTAPQYFSSADGKHKEDETMITEESNNNYQFNEVPTKLTDKYVSSMATTQTPESNNKSTDESKSQTLDVPDTRQDMKEKDLSKSFNQENKNGQYLQRFTADQLRHFQYQSLRGKRKYGDKI is encoded by the coding sequence AAAAAATTCGTATACACCTACCACAGACAGTGAAGCATATACACCATCATAAGAAGATATACATAACGAACCACCCTGCATCCTCACAGTATGCCCCGGCATACATGCCGAGTGCTGAGGGTTCTATGGCTATATCAAGTAGTGTCATACCTGGGGTGCCCAACATAATGCCATTGAGTGCTGTCAACATGTATAGTGATCACAAAATACCAACCGCATCTCAACTCTTACCTCTTTATAATACACGAGGATACTATGGGCCTACGCAGTCTACAATGGAAGACAACGAATACGACATAACGCATGACTTATCAGACAGTTACGTGCCATCAGTTTATTCAACACCTGGACCCAATAGTCAACGCAACAAGAAGGTGAAAGTTATCAAGGTCAACGATCAACCACGGAAAAAGATAGCCAAGAAAGGCAAACCCAAAAGAGTTCCAGGTCGTCATAGACAACCTCCACCGCCTCCACCTCCAGCAAGTGAGGTGGAACATCCTGTATCTACGTTTCATGAACAGTTCTACTCAGACTTGCACGGAACTGGTACtattagaaaaattaaaaaaccccCAAGAGTAGAGAAAATAATAGATGGAGATACTGAACACATTCATGAATATACTGAGGAACATATACATAAACTGTTGTATAACGATAATCCAACTCGAAACCTGGTGGGACTAAATCAAATTCCCATCATACCAACACTTGGGAGGCAAACACAACTATTTCCATACAAAGGCGCTCATTCATTATTGATTCCTGCAAATCATTATACTAGTCTGGCACCTGTTGCGCCATTAACAGCACCAGCGCAACTTGAATATGCAGCTTATAATCCGCGAGAAGTTACTCATGATCATATTTTTCATGACCATGGTGAAATTCCCTCTGGCGTAGAAATAACTAAGGAGACAATGAGCTCACCTCCTAAAGGTTCATATAATGTTCAGGGTATTCATCTGGGTTCAAAGCTACAAAAAGGGAAAATTCATCCTTATAAAAAGCCCATTAAACCAGTAAATACGGATTTTTCTTATTATGAAGGTATTTATTCAGACAATAGGCAGAAAAAAACACAGCGCCCAGTTGTAACTCCAACTGCTTTTGGTGCCTCAGAAGAGGACACTGCCAGTTACAGATCAATGTCGGATTTATCTTAtaagaaagaaaatattaaactacGCAACCAACTAGCAGCTTTATATGGAAAATCTGTTAATGATTATAGATCAACTTCATCTAACCCATCTTCGCCATTTAGTGTTACCTCGAAAATCCTTCATGACTTTAAAGGAAACAACTATCCGACGTCTGGCTCCGGATCAAATGCATCACCTAAGTATAAAAAAGACCAGTACGAAAGCTTCAAGGACACTTACGCTAGTAATCATCCATATGAATCTTACACGGGCACGTCAAACTTATTTACTTCTGAAGACAAAAATGATGCTTTTTCATTTGCCACAAAAAATGGTAAGAAATCCATATCTACACAAAACTTAAACTTTGAAGGTCAGGAGCATGCAACGTTTGTTGACCATTTAGGTAACGAGGCTCTTATTGATGatttaattaatgataataGTCCAACAGCTTTAGGAGACATGGATCAGTATGATCAGTCCATGACTGACTCACAAAATCCTACAGCAATCACGTCTAAGTCATCAACGGCTCCACAATATTTCTCTTCGGCTGACGGTAAGCATAAAGAAGATGAGACAATGATTACAGAAGAGTCAAACAATAACTATCAATTTAATGAGGTCCCAACGAAATTAACTGATAAGTACGTTTCTTCAATGGCAACAACGCAAACCCCCGAATCCAACAACAAAAGCACTGATGAATCTAAAAGTCAGACTTTAGACGTACCCGATACTAGGCAAGACATGAAGGAGAAGGATTTAAGTAAAAGCTTTAACCAGGAGAACAAAAATGGACAATACTTACAGAGATTCACGGCGGATCAGTTACGACATTTTCAATACCAATCTCTAAGAGGTAAACGTAAATATGGTGATAAAATTTAG
- the LOC126978508 gene encoding uncharacterized protein LOC126978508 yields the protein MASYFAFSCIFLASVGICSATFGSEHIHIRVHIPDHHSSHGSEHHGGGGFTEHLHGGFIDHLKGSHGGYGGGFGGDIGGHGGFGGGHGADLGGHDIGHGHDFGGDHGYTLGHGGIGGGHGDIGGGHGDIGGGHGGYDAGHGGFGGGHIDIGGGHGGYDGGHGGYGGGHIDIGGGHGGIGGGHDDIGGGHGGFGGGQIDIGGGHGGFGGGHGGIGEGLGGIGGGHGGGFGGGYSSHDDGLSHGSFGGGHGGFEGQGSLGGGYDSHGSGFGGGSLDIGGYGGHGHGSGGYSGHSSGHTVAIQHHDSSGGLGGLGHASHGGFSGSFGHGGHDSYSAGALGGHGGFNGGHSGSDTGNAHGDSYSIGGQADSYSVGGHSDFGGHGDSYTNAIGAGHGGGPYHRK from the exons ATGGCTTCCTATTTCGCC TTCAGCTGTATATTCTTGGCAAGCGTTGGTATCTGCTCTGCAACATTTGGAAGCGAACA TATTCATATCCGAGTACATATTCCTGATCATCATTCATCTCATGGGAGTGAACATCACGGCGGTGGTGGATTCACCGAACATCTCCACGGAGGATTCATTGACCACCTCAAAGGAAGCCATGGCGGTTACGGCGGAGGATTTGGGGGTGATATAGGTGGACATGGAGGATTCGGAGGCGGACATGGTGCTGACTTGGGAGGTCACGATATTGGCCATGGTCATGATTTTGGAGGCGATCATGGATACACATTAGGGCATGGTGGAATTGGGGGAGGCCACGGTGACATAGGAGGGGGGCATGGTGATATTGGAGGGGGACATGGAGGATATGATGCAGGTCACGGTGGATTTGGCGGAGGTCATATCGATATTGGAGGTGGGCATGGCGGATATGATGGAGGTCACGGTGGCTATGGTGGAGGTCATATCGATATTGGAGGTGGGCATGGTGGAATAGGAGGTGGTCATGATGATATCGGGGGAGGACATGGTGGATTTGGAGGTGGGCAAATCGATATTGGCGGAGGACATGGTGGGTTTGGAGGAGGGCATGGCGGAATCGGCGAAGGTCTTGGTGGTATAGGAGGAGGTCATGGAGGTGGTTTTGGAGGAGGTTATAGCAGCCATGATGATGGTCTATCTCACGGCAGTTTCGGGGGTGGACATGGTGGTTTTGAAGGTCAAGGAAGCTTAGGTGGTGGCTACGATAGTCATGGTAGTGGCTTCGGAGGTGGCAGTTTGGATATCGGTGGCTATGGAGGCCATGGTCATGGCTCTGGTGGATATTCCGGTCACAGTTCTGGTCATACAGTCGCTATACAACATCATGATAGCTCTGGTGGTCTAGGAGGCCTTGGTCACGCCAGCCACGGAGGCTTTAGCGGATCTTTTGGCCATGGTGGTCATGACAGTTATAGCGCTGGTGCTCTGGGTGGTCATGGAGGTTTTAATGGGGGTCACTCCGGCTCGGATACTGGAAATGCTCATGGAGATAGTTATAGTATAGGTGGCCAGGCAGATAGTTACAGTGTAGGTGGTCATTCAGACTTTGGCGGTCATGGTGATAGTTACACGAATGCAATAGGTGCCGGTCATGGCGGCGGGCCATATCATAGAAAATAG